One stretch of Bradyrhizobium canariense DNA includes these proteins:
- a CDS encoding IclR family transcriptional regulator domain-containing protein — translation MFAFPFGRSVAISRAVPCCARGVSRSSRTRGGIGGRSCVRRNSYHRARISCYALPNAIEPEDLRNEIGESCALAVLDETEIVYALRLPARRILSANLGIGSRLPAHLASLGRVMLASLSKDKRAAYLQSVELMPVTARTVTDPDVLDKQLDLVEAQGYAWIDGELDPAICGIAVPLRDHAGRVVAAISINTISGMASETQAKKKFLVPLKRTAQDIRTQMVAVRQPAF, via the coding sequence TTGTTCGCTTTCCCCTTCGGTAGAAGCGTCGCTATAAGCCGCGCCGTCCCATGCTGCGCGAGGGGCGTATCGCGATCGTCACGAACGCGGGGCGGGATCGGCGGACGCAGCTGCGTCAGGCGCAATAGCTACCATCGCGCGCGCATTAGCTGTTACGCCCTACCTAATGCCATTGAACCGGAGGATCTGCGCAACGAGATCGGCGAATCCTGCGCACTCGCCGTGCTCGACGAGACCGAAATCGTCTATGCGTTGCGGTTGCCGGCGCGACGCATTTTGTCGGCCAATCTCGGCATTGGCAGCCGCCTTCCCGCACATCTGGCGTCGCTCGGCCGCGTCATGCTGGCATCGTTGTCCAAAGACAAGCGGGCCGCCTATCTGCAGTCGGTCGAGTTGATGCCGGTGACCGCGCGCACCGTCACGGACCCCGACGTGCTCGACAAGCAGCTCGATCTTGTGGAAGCACAGGGTTACGCGTGGATCGATGGCGAGCTCGATCCGGCTATTTGCGGCATCGCCGTGCCGCTGCGGGATCACGCAGGACGGGTCGTTGCCGCCATCAGCATCAATACGATTTCAGGCATGGCGAGCGAAACGCAGGCAAAGAAGAAATTTCTGGTTCCTCTCAAGCGGACCGCACAGGACATCCGGACTCAAATGGTGGCTGTGAGACAGCCAGCGTTTTAG